Proteins co-encoded in one Synergistaceae bacterium genomic window:
- the proS gene encoding proline--tRNA ligase, with product MARNITSRSNDYSQWYLDVIKAAELADYAPVRGCMVIRPTGYAIWESVQRHFDDAFRRTGHVNAYFPLLIPGSFLEKEAEHVEGFAPECAMVTHAGGEELEEPFAIRPTSETVIGHMYSRWIQSWRDLPVLINQWCNVMRWEKRTRLFLRTSEFLWQEGHTAHATSEEAQEETLRMLEVYRQVMEDILGLPVVPGEKTQGERFPGAVQTYSCEAMMSDKKALQAGTSHFLGQNFARAFEIRFQNKAGDLEECWTTSWGVSTRLIGAIIMTHSDEDGLVLPPRVAPTKAVLLPIGTDEKLLDDVLLPRARELSERLNEGMGGLYTTVDTRFYLRPGDRFFYHLQRGVPLRLELGEKDMKGGTVRAVRRDNGEKFDISQDALVPTVLKVLEDIQASLYSKAKNFRQENTTFASSYDELKVLLEEQGGFVEAYFAGNPEDERRIREETGGATPRCIPLSDESRGPCIFTGKEGRRTIFAKAY from the coding sequence ATGGCTCGTAATATTACCTCGCGCAGCAATGATTACTCTCAGTGGTACCTCGACGTCATAAAGGCGGCGGAACTGGCGGACTACGCGCCGGTACGGGGCTGCATGGTGATCCGCCCCACAGGCTATGCGATATGGGAGTCCGTTCAGCGGCACTTCGACGACGCCTTCCGGCGCACCGGACACGTCAACGCCTATTTCCCTCTGCTGATTCCTGGCTCTTTCCTCGAAAAGGAAGCGGAACACGTGGAGGGCTTCGCCCCGGAGTGCGCCATGGTCACCCACGCGGGAGGGGAAGAGCTGGAGGAGCCCTTCGCCATTCGTCCCACGTCGGAGACGGTCATCGGACACATGTACAGCCGGTGGATTCAGTCCTGGAGGGACCTGCCGGTTTTGATCAATCAATGGTGCAACGTCATGCGCTGGGAGAAGCGCACGCGCCTTTTTCTGCGTACGTCGGAATTTCTCTGGCAGGAGGGGCATACCGCTCACGCCACCTCGGAGGAGGCTCAGGAGGAAACCCTTCGGATGCTGGAGGTCTACCGTCAGGTCATGGAGGATATTTTGGGCCTGCCGGTGGTGCCTGGAGAGAAAACCCAGGGAGAGCGCTTTCCCGGGGCCGTCCAAACCTACTCCTGCGAGGCGATGATGAGCGACAAAAAAGCCCTTCAGGCGGGAACCAGCCACTTTCTGGGGCAGAACTTCGCCCGGGCCTTCGAAATCCGTTTTCAGAACAAAGCGGGGGATCTGGAGGAGTGCTGGACCACGAGCTGGGGTGTTTCGACCCGCCTGATCGGAGCCATCATCATGACCCATTCCGACGAGGACGGGCTGGTTCTGCCGCCCCGGGTGGCGCCCACGAAGGCGGTGCTGCTGCCCATCGGCACCGACGAAAAACTGCTGGACGACGTTCTGCTGCCCCGGGCCAGGGAGCTTTCGGAGCGCCTGAACGAGGGCATGGGAGGGCTTTATACGACGGTGGACACGCGCTTTTACCTGAGACCGGGGGACCGGTTCTTCTACCATCTGCAAAGGGGCGTTCCTCTGCGCCTGGAGCTGGGCGAGAAGGACATGAAGGGCGGAACGGTGCGGGCCGTGCGCCGGGACAACGGCGAGAAGTTCGACATTTCCCAGGACGCTCTCGTCCCCACAGTGCTGAAGGTGCTGGAGGACATCCAGGCTTCCCTTTATTCGAAGGCGAAAAACTTCAGGCAGGAAAACACCACCTTCGCCTCCTCATACGATGAACTGAAGGTCCTTCTGGAGGAACAGGGCGGTTTTGTGGAGGCGTATTTCGCGGGCAATCCCGAGGACGAGCGCCGAATCCGGGAGGAAACCGGCGGAGCGACCCCCCGCTGCATTCCCCTTTCCGACGAGTCCAGGGGGCCCTGTATTTTCACCGGCAAAGAGGGACGCAGGACGATTTTCGCGAAAGCGTACTGA
- a CDS encoding patatin-like phospholipase family protein — MKYAKNVLCFLLFLSLFPSFAAEGGVVLVLSGGGTRGFAHVGVIEVLEEQKIPVVGIVGTSIGSLIGALSASGYNARELREIVSHLDLPALLTENTGPMFVFTGDDRKAKMNTISALTFKKTKHQGGPLGILTGDKLFQYYRELMKNVDVTDFNELPIPYAAVAADIRTGEKVVLRSGSLPSAMRASMSIPALFEPWEVNGRLLVDGGLVSNLPVDTAMELFPGFPVVGVDVSDIPSADRPINTFIDVIDQSLTVVMRRTTTEESTHADLVIVPSVQEFSFLDSDASNTIIQRGRDAALAAIDKIRALSDSAPTQPSAQREQTEPPIVADVHVQGLPGAICERLRKRFLGWVGKPLNVDEVSESADQLLATTDISTMDYRFDRIADNKVILVLDVRRRSDVELGVSGYTTNLDPYRGVHLKGTVRGVFSEMDSLRGVLRLGEQWAVDLTYLAAPEPLSAWETTVAAQQWKLDTTAGRRNWRRYAAGSNYTFRQGGVRMGLGMAWEYVDPTNGDSKNFAGPTFFAAYDTLDIPADPTKGQAWRVNFWWPNFDDVLYRLTWFRPLRVGEMWRTYLRFGYAEGHTDSWGHAAYLGSAEELYSVAARPVEAERMVWANVSLRRVLKRSMLGIVAADLFASYGYAMDKNYDKIAAPWEVGLSLNLPNTLVNVKIAVMYGSDEFKAGFFLGVPIWDHYPLP; from the coding sequence GTGAAATATGCGAAAAACGTTCTGTGCTTTCTGCTTTTCCTGAGTCTGTTTCCTTCCTTTGCCGCGGAAGGCGGGGTTGTTCTCGTGCTGTCCGGAGGCGGAACCCGGGGTTTTGCCCACGTGGGCGTCATTGAGGTTCTTGAGGAGCAGAAAATCCCCGTGGTGGGTATCGTGGGCACCAGCATCGGCTCCCTCATCGGCGCTCTCAGCGCCAGCGGATACAACGCCAGAGAGCTCCGCGAAATCGTGTCGCATCTGGACCTTCCCGCCCTGCTGACGGAAAATACGGGACCGATGTTCGTTTTCACCGGCGACGACCGCAAGGCCAAGATGAACACGATTTCGGCCCTGACCTTCAAAAAGACGAAACATCAGGGCGGCCCGCTGGGGATTCTCACGGGGGACAAACTTTTCCAGTATTATCGGGAACTGATGAAAAACGTGGACGTGACGGACTTCAACGAGCTTCCCATCCCCTACGCGGCCGTGGCGGCGGATATTCGCACCGGTGAAAAGGTGGTTTTGCGGTCGGGGAGCCTGCCCTCCGCCATGAGGGCTTCCATGTCGATTCCCGCCCTTTTCGAGCCCTGGGAGGTCAACGGACGCCTGCTGGTGGACGGCGGGCTGGTTTCGAACCTTCCGGTGGATACGGCTATGGAGCTGTTTCCCGGCTTTCCGGTGGTGGGGGTGGACGTTTCGGACATCCCCTCGGCGGATCGTCCCATCAACACGTTTATCGACGTGATCGACCAGTCTCTGACCGTCGTGATGCGCCGCACCACCACGGAGGAGAGTACGCACGCCGACCTCGTCATCGTTCCGTCGGTTCAGGAATTTTCCTTTTTGGACAGCGACGCCTCGAACACCATCATCCAGCGGGGCAGAGATGCCGCTCTGGCCGCAATCGACAAAATCCGCGCCCTTTCGGACAGCGCGCCGACACAGCCTTCCGCGCAGCGGGAGCAGACGGAGCCTCCCATTGTGGCCGACGTTCATGTGCAGGGGCTGCCCGGCGCGATATGCGAACGGCTGCGCAAAAGATTCCTGGGCTGGGTGGGAAAACCGCTGAATGTGGACGAGGTGTCTGAAAGCGCGGACCAGCTGTTGGCCACGACGGATATTTCTACGATGGACTACCGCTTCGACCGGATCGCGGACAACAAAGTGATTCTCGTCCTTGACGTGCGCCGGCGTTCCGACGTGGAGCTTGGAGTTTCGGGATACACCACCAACCTGGACCCCTATCGCGGGGTTCATCTGAAAGGAACGGTCCGGGGGGTGTTCAGCGAAATGGATTCTCTGCGGGGCGTCCTTCGCCTGGGAGAGCAGTGGGCTGTCGACCTGACCTATCTGGCGGCTCCGGAGCCACTGAGCGCCTGGGAAACCACGGTGGCCGCCCAGCAGTGGAAACTGGACACGACCGCCGGCAGAAGAAACTGGAGGCGTTACGCCGCGGGAAGCAACTACACCTTCCGGCAGGGCGGCGTTCGCATGGGGCTGGGGATGGCCTGGGAGTACGTGGACCCCACGAACGGAGACTCCAAAAACTTCGCCGGTCCCACCTTCTTTGCGGCCTACGACACCCTGGACATTCCCGCGGATCCCACGAAAGGCCAGGCCTGGCGGGTCAACTTCTGGTGGCCGAATTTCGACGACGTGCTGTACCGTCTCACCTGGTTCAGACCTCTTCGGGTGGGGGAGATGTGGCGGACGTATCTGCGTTTCGGCTACGCGGAGGGACACACGGACAGCTGGGGACACGCCGCCTACCTGGGGTCGGCGGAAGAGCTCTATTCCGTGGCGGCGAGACCTGTGGAGGCCGAGCGCATGGTGTGGGCCAACGTCTCCCTCCGGAGGGTGCTGAAACGGAGTATGCTGGGAATCGTGGCGGCCGACCTCTTTGCCAGCTACGGTTACGCCATGGACAAAAACTATGATAAAATTGCCGCTCCCTGGGAGGTCGGGCTGTCTCTCAATCTGCCGAACACGCTCGTCAACGTAAAAATAGCGGTGATGTACGGTTCTGATGAATTTAAGGCGGGATTTTTCCTGGGCGTTCCCATCTGGGATCATTATCCGCTGCCCTGA
- a CDS encoding chemotaxis protein CheX, whose product MSNMDKLAVLVNMFGSSLISVGREVGLEVTLNKAQVSQGVKVANVCAASLIGIVGSGIQGTAIIMLDTAGFGAVVTAMSGGMIQPATGDSVAMSVVGELSNMVSGRALIQAALPGVDVTPPQLLAGDNIRNVPNQAPGIKCFTLPFSVQPSGMLYLVLSFNAE is encoded by the coding sequence ATGAGCAATATGGACAAACTCGCTGTTCTCGTCAATATGTTCGGTTCGTCGCTGATCTCTGTGGGACGGGAAGTGGGGCTTGAAGTCACGTTGAACAAGGCGCAGGTCTCTCAGGGAGTCAAGGTGGCCAATGTATGTGCGGCGTCTCTCATCGGCATAGTGGGCAGCGGGATACAGGGGACGGCGATTATCATGTTGGATACCGCAGGCTTCGGAGCCGTCGTTACGGCCATGTCCGGGGGAATGATCCAGCCCGCCACGGGAGATTCCGTCGCCATGAGCGTGGTGGGTGAGCTTTCCAATATGGTAAGCGGAAGAGCCCTGATTCAGGCCGCGCTCCCCGGAGTGGACGTCACGCCTCCCCAGCTTCTGGCGGGGGACAATATTCGCAACGTTCCCAATCAGGCTCCGGGAATCAAGTGTTTTACTCTGCCCTTCTCCGTCCAGCCGAGCGGGATGTTGTATCTCGTGTTGTCCTTCAACGCGGAATGA
- a CDS encoding lysophospholipid acyltransferase family protein, with product MASRKKRAGAERFFLAFGIRLFRLLPHRAALWTGAFLGRALWLFSKSKVDRAERHCVSALGMGITPARRIIRNAYANMGRSVAEFTRMGQLLPTLRERISIEGKELLDEALSRGRGALIMTAHLGNWELAGARMVAEGYAISPVYTPQRNGGGLEDFLEYQRTRTAGMNLIPSEGPGLRKLFRVIREKGILLFLQDLDARKEGVRVPFLGMEASTAVGLITLYRKFRAPIVPIFTVRNPDGCTHTIYVQSVLSDLSEDDGAPFGTNVVKSLQICNNILTRWVEKYPDQWLWFLDRWESVEKELSR from the coding sequence GTGGCTTCCCGAAAAAAAAGAGCGGGTGCGGAAAGGTTTTTTCTGGCCTTCGGAATTCGTCTTTTCAGGTTGCTGCCCCATCGGGCGGCTTTGTGGACAGGAGCTTTTCTGGGCCGTGCTCTGTGGCTTTTCTCGAAGAGCAAGGTCGACAGAGCCGAGCGTCACTGTGTGTCGGCCCTGGGGATGGGAATCACTCCGGCGCGAAGGATCATCCGGAACGCCTACGCCAATATGGGCCGTTCCGTGGCGGAGTTCACGCGTATGGGGCAGTTGCTTCCGACTTTGCGGGAACGGATTTCGATCGAGGGGAAGGAACTGTTGGACGAAGCCCTGTCCCGGGGCAGGGGCGCGCTGATCATGACGGCCCATCTGGGCAACTGGGAGCTGGCCGGGGCTCGAATGGTGGCCGAGGGCTATGCAATTTCCCCTGTATATACCCCCCAGAGAAACGGGGGAGGCCTGGAGGACTTCCTGGAGTACCAGCGCACCCGAACGGCGGGCATGAACCTGATCCCCAGCGAGGGGCCGGGTCTGCGGAAACTGTTTCGCGTTATTCGAGAAAAGGGGATTCTGCTCTTTTTGCAGGACCTGGACGCCCGAAAGGAAGGTGTACGCGTCCCGTTTTTGGGAATGGAGGCCAGCACCGCGGTGGGGCTCATAACGCTGTACCGGAAATTTCGGGCTCCGATCGTTCCAATATTTACTGTGCGCAATCCCGATGGGTGCACTCATACCATTTATGTGCAGAGCGTGTTGAGTGACCTTTCGGAAGATGACGGAGCTCCTTTCGGGACAAATGTGGTAAAGTCTCTGCAGATATGTAATAATATACTGACCAGGTGGGTGGAAAAATACCCTGACCAGTGGCTGTGGTTTCTGGATCGATGGGAATCCGTCGAAAAGGAGCTTTCCCGATGA